A genomic region of Metopolophium dirhodum isolate CAU chromosome 1, ASM1992520v1, whole genome shotgun sequence contains the following coding sequences:
- the LOC132932961 gene encoding uncharacterized protein LOC132932961 produces the protein MLRQQKKKILINLLLEEIEEEEIIIEEVMTKSVNDLYLTRKKEGFFSVLIEKHLFRDEKKFREFFRLSWEQFNFVLNLIEDDLKLNPYNRVKEPISPAEKFAVTLRFMATGESFHSLAFAFRISQSYISRIVKLVLKSLSNRLTPILLPTPTKDDMVEISKQFWKKWNFPNCVGAIDGKHIRIFSPEKSGSLYYNYKDFFSIVLLAIVDANCKFILVDIGSYGKESDSGIFNK, from the exons ATGTTGCgtcaacagaaaaaaaaaatattgataaatctaTTATTAGAAGAAATAGAAGAAgaagaaattataattgaagAAGTTATGACAAAAAGTGTGAACGATTTGTATTTGACCAGAAAAAAGGAGGGTTTTTTTAGTGTATTGATTGAGAAACATTTGTTtagagatgaaaaaaaattcagggAATTTTTTAGACTGAGTTGGGAgcagtttaattttgttttaaatctaatcgaagatgatttaaaattaaatccgtATAACAGAGTGAAAGAGCCTATTTCACCGGCAGAGAAATTCGCTGTGACGTTAAG gtTTATGGCAACTGGTGAATCTTTTCATTCCCTTGCTTTTGCCTTTCGTATTTCTCAAAGTTACATTTCACGTATTGTGAAGCTAGTTTTGAAAAGTTTAAGCAATCGATTAACacctattttattacctacaccAACAAAAGATGACATGGTAGAAATATCAAAACAGTTTTGGAAAAAGTGGAATTTTCCGAATTGTGTGGGTGCCATTGATGGTAAGCATATTCGTATATTTTCACCAGAGAAAAGTGgatcattatattacaattacaaaGATTTCTTCTCAATCGTTTTGTTGGCAATTGTTGATGCGAACTGCAAGTTCATTTTGGTTGACAT